In Chryseobacterium camelliae, one DNA window encodes the following:
- a CDS encoding glycoside hydrolase family 31 protein, giving the protein MNFNTVKTRIFFLTVVMLSGNTDAQSYKKTDSGLSLSAGNLAIEVKWYGGNTVRVMKYPVGKSWVKNSLAIIQKEQQTRFSVSENNDVILLKSDHLQLSIDVKTGKISYRSPSGQELLKETGSNFKPFNDVGNQTLSVSQSFQLEKEEPIYGLGILQNGKMSQRNTDVKMIQNNTWDFIPFFQSVKGYGVFWDNESPTQFTDTPQQTSFSSEVGEGIDYYFIYGKNADGVVAGIRNLTGNVPMLPLWTYGYWQSKERYKSQDELVDVVKKYRELKVPLDGIIQDWQYWGNNYQWNAMDFISLDFPDAKKMIQDIHDNNAHLSVSIWSSFGPMTHPYREMDQKGMLFNFKTWPESGRDVWPPDMNYPSGVRVYDAYNPEARNMYWKYLNKGLFSLGVDSWWMDSTEPDHLSQKPEDLDTKTYLGSFRKVRNAYPLMTVGGVYDHQRETTGDKRVFILTRSAFAGQQRYGANTWSGDVNSSWEMLRNQVPAGLNFSLTGNPNFNSDIGGFFAGVYRKNGGAKSPVFQELYVRWLQYGTFTPMMRSHGTDVPREIYQFGKKGDVVYDAIEKFIRLRYSMLPYIYSVSHDVSKNNSSFLRAVSMDFSSDKNTWDINNEYLFGKSLLVAPVLHAQYTPEKIITTDENQGWNKDNGTKKENQDSGIDFTQNKTVQVYLPAGTDWFDFWTNQKHSGGQKIEKSVTLQSIPLYVKAGSIIPFGPDVQYATEKKWDYLTVKIYPGADADFVLYEDEFDNYNYEKGAFTEIPFHWNEKSKTLTVEARKGKFNGMIEKRNFSLLLPGGQQKTVNYSGKKINVSFK; this is encoded by the coding sequence ATGAATTTTAACACAGTAAAAACCAGAATATTTTTCCTTACGGTGGTCATGCTCTCAGGAAATACCGATGCGCAATCCTATAAAAAAACGGATTCCGGATTGAGCCTTTCTGCGGGAAATCTGGCTATTGAAGTAAAATGGTATGGTGGGAACACGGTAAGGGTAATGAAATATCCTGTCGGAAAATCATGGGTGAAAAACAGTCTGGCAATCATCCAAAAGGAACAGCAGACCCGGTTTTCGGTTTCCGAAAACAATGATGTTATTTTATTAAAATCGGATCATCTACAGCTTTCCATTGATGTTAAGACCGGAAAAATAAGTTACCGGTCACCGTCAGGACAGGAACTTTTGAAAGAAACCGGAAGTAATTTCAAGCCATTCAACGATGTCGGGAATCAAACTTTATCCGTTTCTCAATCTTTTCAGCTGGAGAAAGAAGAGCCGATCTATGGCCTGGGAATTCTGCAGAACGGGAAAATGTCTCAGCGGAATACCGATGTTAAAATGATTCAGAACAACACCTGGGATTTTATTCCGTTCTTTCAGTCGGTGAAAGGATATGGAGTGTTCTGGGACAACGAATCGCCGACCCAATTTACCGATACGCCGCAGCAGACGTCTTTCTCTTCCGAGGTGGGCGAGGGCATTGATTATTATTTTATTTATGGAAAAAATGCCGACGGTGTTGTAGCCGGAATTCGGAACCTGACTGGGAATGTGCCGATGCTCCCGCTCTGGACTTACGGCTATTGGCAGAGCAAAGAACGCTACAAGAGTCAGGATGAACTGGTAGATGTAGTAAAAAAATACAGGGAATTAAAAGTCCCTCTTGACGGAATCATCCAGGATTGGCAATATTGGGGAAACAATTACCAGTGGAATGCGATGGATTTCATCAGCCTTGATTTTCCTGATGCCAAAAAAATGATTCAGGATATTCATGATAACAATGCACACCTTTCCGTTTCCATATGGTCGTCATTCGGCCCGATGACTCATCCGTACCGGGAAATGGATCAGAAAGGAATGCTGTTCAACTTTAAAACCTGGCCGGAATCGGGACGTGATGTATGGCCGCCGGATATGAATTATCCTTCCGGCGTGCGTGTATACGATGCGTACAACCCCGAAGCGCGGAATATGTATTGGAAATATTTAAATAAGGGCCTTTTCAGCTTAGGAGTAGATTCCTGGTGGATGGATTCTACCGAGCCCGACCACCTCAGCCAGAAACCGGAAGACCTCGATACCAAAACGTATTTAGGATCATTCAGAAAAGTGAGAAATGCCTATCCGTTAATGACGGTAGGCGGTGTTTATGATCATCAGCGCGAAACGACAGGCGATAAAAGGGTTTTTATTCTCACCAGATCAGCATTTGCCGGCCAGCAAAGATACGGAGCCAACACCTGGTCGGGTGACGTCAATTCTTCTTGGGAAATGTTGCGCAACCAGGTGCCGGCAGGTTTAAATTTCAGCCTTACCGGAAACCCGAATTTCAATTCAGATATCGGCGGTTTCTTTGCCGGTGTTTACCGAAAGAACGGTGGTGCGAAGAGCCCGGTGTTCCAGGAATTGTATGTTCGCTGGCTCCAGTACGGAACTTTCACTCCGATGATGCGTTCCCACGGGACCGATGTTCCCAGGGAAATTTATCAGTTCGGAAAAAAAGGTGATGTCGTGTATGATGCAATAGAAAAATTCATCAGGCTGCGCTACAGCATGCTGCCGTATATTTATTCCGTTTCCCATGACGTTTCCAAAAACAATTCGAGTTTTCTCCGGGCAGTGTCAATGGATTTTTCATCAGATAAAAATACCTGGGATATCAATAATGAATATCTTTTCGGGAAGTCATTGCTGGTAGCACCTGTTCTCCATGCGCAGTACACCCCGGAAAAAATCATAACCACCGATGAAAACCAGGGCTGGAATAAAGATAACGGTACAAAGAAAGAAAATCAGGATTCCGGGATCGATTTCACCCAAAATAAAACCGTGCAAGTCTATCTTCCGGCCGGAACCGATTGGTTCGACTTCTGGACGAATCAGAAGCACAGCGGCGGTCAGAAGATTGAAAAATCCGTTACCCTCCAGAGCATTCCATTATACGTGAAAGCAGGAAGCATTATTCCGTTTGGTCCTGATGTACAATATGCAACGGAGAAAAAATGGGATTACCTTACCGTAAAAATCTATCCCGGAGCCGATGCCGATTTTGTTTTGTACGAAGATGAATTCGACAATTACAATTATGAAAAAGGAGCCTTTACTGAAATTCCTTTTCACTGGAACGAAAAATCAAAAACACTTACCGTTGAAGCCCGGAAAGGTAAATTTAACGGGATGATTGAAAAAAGAAATTTCAGTTTACTTCTTCCGGGCGGTCAGCAGAAAACCGTGAATTATTCCGGGAAAAAGATCAACGTAAGTTTTAAATAA
- a CDS encoding glycoside hydrolase family 43 protein: MKFLSLTMIFGCFQAAFAQNPIIQTKFTADPAPMVYKDTVFLYTSHDEDDAFGFKMKDWLLYTSTDMVNWTDHGVVASLKDFKWVNTDNGAWAPQVVERKGKFYMYCPMPNNMGIGVLVADSPYGPFTDPIGKPLIKNSLDDIDPTVLIDDDGQAYLYWGNPNLWYAKLNEDMISLAGPITKDPSFAKVKDQPDPFKYQEGPWAWKRNGIYYMAYASKCCPEGIGYAMAKSPTGPWNYGGVIMDGDQRSSGNHPGIIDFKGKSYVFGFNHMLRMQTMSKHYERRSVSVTEITYNADGTIQKLPFWTTDGAKRVGTLDPYKKVEAETMAYSEGLKTEMVTEWERNQPYNRGKKITDRVIVTSINNGDYIKIQGVDFSKGVKSLDVNVASLYGGKIEVRSDALNGPLLGVVNVTGKGDGDLYKTINTPLKSVKGIHDLYFVFKGEKDLFYFDWWKFNEN, encoded by the coding sequence ATGAAATTTTTAAGTTTAACCATGATATTCGGATGCTTCCAGGCCGCATTTGCCCAGAATCCCATCATCCAGACCAAATTCACTGCCGACCCTGCGCCGATGGTTTACAAAGACACGGTTTTCCTTTATACCAGCCACGATGAAGACGATGCTTTCGGATTCAAAATGAAAGACTGGTTACTATACACTTCCACAGATATGGTCAATTGGACAGACCATGGTGTAGTGGCTTCTCTTAAAGATTTTAAATGGGTAAATACCGACAACGGTGCCTGGGCGCCACAGGTTGTTGAAAGAAAAGGAAAATTCTATATGTACTGTCCAATGCCCAACAATATGGGTATTGGCGTTTTGGTGGCGGACAGTCCGTATGGTCCTTTCACCGATCCTATCGGCAAGCCTTTGATCAAAAATTCTCTGGATGACATCGATCCCACAGTTTTAATTGATGACGATGGGCAGGCTTATCTGTACTGGGGAAATCCCAATCTTTGGTATGCTAAACTCAACGAAGATATGATCTCGCTTGCCGGACCAATTACCAAAGACCCTTCGTTTGCGAAGGTCAAAGACCAGCCAGATCCTTTCAAATATCAGGAGGGACCCTGGGCGTGGAAACGAAACGGAATCTACTATATGGCTTACGCTTCTAAATGTTGTCCGGAAGGAATTGGTTATGCAATGGCAAAATCACCTACAGGTCCTTGGAATTATGGAGGTGTGATCATGGATGGCGACCAGAGATCCAGCGGAAATCATCCCGGTATCATAGATTTCAAAGGCAAATCTTATGTTTTCGGATTCAATCATATGCTTAGAATGCAGACGATGAGCAAACATTACGAACGCCGGTCTGTTAGTGTCACAGAAATTACCTACAATGCAGATGGAACCATTCAGAAACTTCCTTTCTGGACTACGGATGGTGCAAAAAGAGTGGGTACTCTGGACCCTTATAAAAAAGTGGAAGCAGAAACAATGGCTTACAGCGAAGGTCTGAAAACAGAAATGGTCACAGAATGGGAACGCAATCAACCCTATAACAGAGGTAAAAAAATCACAGACCGTGTCATCGTTACCTCAATTAACAATGGTGATTATATTAAAATCCAGGGGGTAGATTTTTCCAAAGGCGTAAAATCTCTGGATGTGAATGTTGCTTCTCTTTACGGAGGGAAAATAGAAGTGCGTTCAGATGCTCTTAATGGGCCATTGCTGGGAGTTGTAAACGTTACAGGAAAAGGTGATGGCGACTTATATAAGACCATTAATACACCTCTGAAAAGTGTAAAAGGAATCCACGATTTATATTTTGTTTTTAAAGGTGAAAAAGACCTTTTCTATTTTGATTGGTGGAAATTTAATGAAAATTAA
- a CDS encoding NPCBM/NEW2 domain-containing protein, producing the protein MFRFKLFVLSFLIAGCYLNAQSTVWLDKLDLSVATQGNGKPGINTSVDGKKLTIAGKTFDRGFGTHAESSLLIKLNGKAKSFSALVGLDDEMKGQNPAVEFEIYGDNKKLWSSGVMHLGDKAKPVSVLLEGVKQLELVVADGGNGPYYDHADWADAKFETSEGAQLITFNPISSVPYILTPKPAATPKINSAGVYGVRPGSPFLFRIAATGDRPMTFTAKNLPKGLTIDSKTGIITGKIDTKATYEVLLSAKNAKGSVSKKIRIESGDKIALTPTMGWNSWNCFGHEVSADKVKRAADALVKTGLINHGWNYINIDDSWQFNRDGKDPFFKGQFRDNDGYILTNSKFPDMKELTDYFHSIGLKAGIYSSPGPWTCGGCAGSYGYEKQDAESYAKWGIDYLKYDWCSYGGVIDGLPDNDPNKVSSLNFQGGGDLDKGVKPFKLMGNLLKNQPRDIVYNLCQYGMGDVWKWGNDADAQSWRTTNDITDTWASVKNIALAQDKAAPYAKPGNWNDPDMLVVGVVGWGNPHQSRLKPDEQYLHISLWSIFSAPLLIGCDLEKLDDFTLNLLTNDEVIAVNQDALGKQGVCLQTIGELKIYVKDLEDGGKAVAFANFGMEKVNMSYKDFRQLRISGRQTVRDIWRQQDIAKINTSNQALSLDIPAHGVAYYKFISSK; encoded by the coding sequence ATGTTCAGATTTAAACTTTTTGTTCTCAGCTTTCTCATTGCCGGATGCTATTTAAATGCGCAGTCAACCGTTTGGCTAGATAAATTAGACTTAAGCGTTGCGACACAAGGAAATGGAAAACCCGGCATCAATACTTCGGTGGACGGAAAAAAACTGACCATTGCCGGAAAAACGTTCGACCGGGGTTTCGGAACCCATGCCGAAAGTTCTCTACTGATTAAATTAAACGGCAAAGCAAAGAGCTTTTCAGCTTTGGTAGGATTGGATGACGAAATGAAAGGTCAAAATCCCGCTGTGGAATTTGAGATTTACGGCGACAACAAAAAGCTCTGGTCAAGCGGCGTTATGCATCTGGGCGATAAGGCAAAGCCTGTTTCCGTTTTGCTGGAAGGTGTAAAACAGTTAGAATTGGTCGTAGCAGATGGCGGAAACGGACCGTATTATGACCACGCCGATTGGGCAGATGCCAAATTTGAAACTTCAGAAGGTGCACAGCTGATCACATTTAACCCGATTTCATCAGTACCATATATTTTGACACCAAAACCTGCGGCAACACCAAAAATTAATTCTGCAGGCGTTTACGGCGTTCGTCCCGGCTCACCTTTTTTGTTCAGGATTGCGGCAACGGGTGACAGACCGATGACTTTTACAGCAAAAAATCTTCCGAAAGGTTTAACAATAGATTCCAAAACCGGAATTATTACCGGAAAAATAGATACGAAAGCAACCTATGAAGTCCTTTTATCCGCTAAAAATGCTAAAGGTTCAGTTTCAAAAAAAATAAGAATAGAAAGCGGAGACAAAATAGCTTTGACACCAACAATGGGATGGAACAGCTGGAACTGTTTCGGACACGAGGTTTCTGCCGACAAAGTAAAACGCGCTGCCGATGCTTTGGTTAAAACAGGGCTTATAAACCACGGCTGGAATTACATCAACATCGATGATTCCTGGCAATTTAACAGGGACGGAAAAGACCCGTTTTTCAAAGGGCAATTCCGGGATAATGATGGTTATATTCTGACCAATTCCAAATTTCCGGATATGAAGGAATTAACCGATTACTTTCATTCAATAGGTCTGAAAGCAGGAATCTATTCCTCTCCCGGACCTTGGACCTGTGGCGGTTGCGCAGGAAGCTACGGCTACGAAAAGCAAGATGCCGAAAGCTATGCCAAATGGGGAATTGATTATCTGAAATACGATTGGTGCAGCTACGGAGGCGTGATTGACGGTTTGCCCGATAACGACCCGAACAAAGTTTCTTCCCTCAATTTTCAGGGTGGAGGAGATTTGGATAAAGGCGTGAAACCATTCAAATTAATGGGAAATCTACTAAAAAATCAGCCTCGTGATATTGTGTACAATCTTTGTCAATACGGGATGGGCGATGTCTGGAAATGGGGAAATGATGCCGATGCACAATCCTGGCGAACAACTAACGACATTACCGATACCTGGGCAAGTGTTAAAAATATTGCTTTGGCTCAGGATAAAGCCGCACCTTACGCAAAACCCGGCAACTGGAACGACCCGGATATGCTGGTGGTAGGTGTCGTAGGTTGGGGAAATCCGCACCAGAGCCGATTGAAACCGGACGAACAATATTTACACATCAGTCTTTGGAGCATATTTTCAGCACCATTACTGATTGGTTGCGACCTTGAAAAGCTGGATGATTTTACTTTAAATCTTTTAACGAATGATGAGGTCATTGCTGTAAATCAGGATGCTTTAGGAAAACAGGGCGTTTGTCTGCAGACCATTGGCGAATTGAAAATTTATGTCAAAGACCTTGAAGACGGCGGAAAAGCGGTGGCTTTTGCCAATTTCGGAATGGAAAAAGTGAATATGTCTTACAAAGATTTCAGGCAGCTCAGGATTTCCGGTCGTCAAACCGTAAGAGATATCTGGAGACAGCAGGATATTGCAAAAATCAATACATCAAATCAGGCATTATCATTGGATATTCCGGCGCACGGTGTGGCTTATTATAAATTTATTTCATCAAAATAA
- a CDS encoding glycoside hydrolase family 43 protein, which yields MIQFKSKYIALSLLLVSSGISAQNPVIQTHFTPDPAPMVYKGKMYLYTGDDQPGFDFYTMTRWHVYSSDDMVNWTDHGSPISLESFSWARDRAWAAQCVERNGKFYWYICAQTVDNNMAIGVAVSDSPTGPFKDALGKPLVTTGTWDNIDPTAFVDDDGQAYLYWGNSKLFYVKLNKDMTTYNGSITEVPQSVEAFGGLRRPGKSNEVLQKQEKFDDVYVEGPWFYKRNKQYYMMYAGMTNRTECLSYATSASPTGPWKYRGKIMTDQPTNSFTNHGGIIDYKGKSYLFYHNALLPNGGSYGRATAIEEFKYNADGTIPRITITKEGVNPLGTLNPYQKNEAETMAWSEKCSTSENKKTGVYVSDIRTGGYIKVRAVDFGTNGPAEFSASVAAGIDGGILEVHLDEVKGTKIAQIEIPRTSGWEDFKTLTTTIAEPVSGVHDVYFVFQGKNITAGRKLFNFDSWSFKKK from the coding sequence ATGATTCAATTTAAATCAAAATATATAGCATTATCATTGTTGTTGGTAAGTTCAGGTATTTCTGCCCAGAATCCCGTAATCCAGACGCATTTTACACCCGATCCTGCACCGATGGTGTACAAAGGCAAGATGTACCTTTACACAGGAGACGACCAGCCGGGATTCGATTTTTATACGATGACCAGGTGGCATGTCTATTCATCGGATGATATGGTGAACTGGACCGACCACGGGTCTCCGATTTCGCTCGAATCGTTCAGTTGGGCAAGAGACCGGGCATGGGCGGCACAATGTGTAGAGCGTAACGGCAAATTCTACTGGTACATCTGCGCGCAGACGGTAGATAACAATATGGCCATCGGGGTAGCCGTTTCAGACAGCCCGACCGGTCCTTTCAAAGATGCGCTGGGGAAGCCGTTGGTGACTACCGGAACCTGGGACAATATCGATCCGACGGCTTTTGTGGATGACGACGGGCAGGCCTATCTCTATTGGGGAAACAGTAAATTGTTTTACGTTAAACTGAATAAAGACATGACCACCTATAACGGATCCATCACGGAAGTTCCGCAGTCGGTGGAAGCTTTCGGCGGACTCAGACGGCCCGGAAAAAGCAATGAAGTTTTGCAGAAACAGGAAAAATTCGACGATGTTTATGTGGAAGGTCCGTGGTTTTATAAACGGAACAAACAATATTATATGATGTACGCGGGAATGACCAACAGAACGGAATGCCTGTCGTACGCAACCAGTGCTTCACCCACCGGACCATGGAAATACCGTGGAAAAATCATGACCGATCAGCCGACAAACAGCTTTACCAATCACGGCGGAATCATCGATTACAAAGGAAAATCCTACCTGTTTTATCACAATGCTTTATTGCCGAACGGCGGAAGTTACGGGCGGGCAACAGCCATCGAAGAATTTAAATACAATGCCGATGGCACCATCCCAAGAATCACCATCACCAAAGAAGGAGTAAATCCTCTAGGAACCTTAAATCCATATCAGAAAAACGAAGCCGAAACCATGGCTTGGTCGGAAAAATGCAGCACTTCCGAAAATAAGAAAACCGGTGTCTACGTTTCCGATATCCGGACCGGAGGCTACATCAAAGTCAGGGCGGTGGATTTCGGAACCAATGGGCCTGCTGAATTTTCAGCTTCGGTGGCTGCAGGAATCGACGGCGGAATCCTGGAAGTTCATCTGGATGAGGTAAAAGGAACAAAGATCGCCCAGATCGAAATCCCGAGAACAAGCGGTTGGGAAGACTTTAAAACCTTAACTACAACGATAGCAGAGCCTGTTTCCGGCGTCCACGATGTCTATTTTGTATTCCAGGGAAAAAACATCACCGCCGGAAGAAAGCTGTTCAACTTCGATTCCTGGAGCTTTAAGAAAAAATAA
- a CDS encoding glycoside hydrolase family 43 protein, with product MKKTLQSILCLFLIGYSADAFAQNPIIQTNYTADPAPMVYNGRLYVYTTHDEDDSTWFTMNDWKVYSTDDMVNWTDHGTILSYKDFDWAKRDAWAAQCVERNGKFFMYVPMWSKTNNKGAIGVAVGDSPFGPFHDPLGKPLVQSEWGDIDPTIFVDNDGQAHMYWGNPKLKYVKLNQDMISYSGDIVEVPMTVESFGKREGKENPERPTKYEEGPWLYKRKNLYYLFWPGGPLPEFIGYSTSKSAQGPWKYGGIVMPTEGKSFTNHPGVIDFKGKTYFFYHNGALPGGSGFTRSVSIEELNFNKDGSISPIKMTNGITKAIASVNPYCFNQAETIAWSENVKSYQNKEAGVFVKAKKSGAYTRVKNVDFGKKGAAGFTARVGTTHNSDVTMDVCLDSLTGPVIATVKVPLTGGDDRWETVKTQLKEKITGVHDLYFIFNGKAAKDVMFFDYWTFLENN from the coding sequence ATGAAAAAGACTCTACAATCCATACTCTGTCTCTTCCTGATCGGATATTCAGCGGATGCATTTGCCCAGAATCCCATCATTCAGACCAACTATACCGCCGATCCGGCACCGATGGTCTACAACGGCAGGCTGTACGTCTATACAACCCACGATGAAGACGATTCCACGTGGTTTACGATGAATGACTGGAAGGTATATTCCACCGACGATATGGTGAACTGGACCGATCACGGAACCATCCTTTCCTATAAGGATTTCGACTGGGCCAAACGCGATGCCTGGGCAGCACAATGTGTCGAAAGGAACGGAAAATTCTTCATGTATGTTCCGATGTGGTCCAAAACCAATAACAAAGGCGCGATCGGTGTTGCGGTAGGTGACAGTCCGTTCGGACCGTTTCATGACCCGCTGGGAAAACCTCTGGTGCAGAGCGAATGGGGCGATATCGATCCGACCATTTTTGTGGACAATGACGGTCAGGCCCACATGTATTGGGGAAACCCGAAGCTGAAATATGTAAAACTGAATCAGGATATGATTTCCTATTCAGGCGATATTGTGGAAGTTCCGATGACTGTAGAATCTTTCGGAAAAAGGGAAGGAAAAGAAAACCCGGAGAGGCCGACCAAATACGAAGAAGGCCCGTGGCTCTACAAAAGGAAAAACCTGTACTACCTCTTCTGGCCGGGCGGTCCGCTTCCTGAATTCATAGGCTATTCCACCAGCAAAAGTGCGCAGGGACCCTGGAAATACGGCGGAATCGTGATGCCGACCGAAGGGAAATCCTTTACCAACCATCCGGGAGTGATTGATTTCAAAGGCAAAACCTACTTTTTCTATCACAACGGCGCCTTGCCCGGGGGAAGTGGGTTTACAAGGTCGGTAAGCATAGAGGAACTTAACTTTAATAAAGACGGTTCTATTTCGCCTATCAAAATGACGAATGGAATTACCAAAGCTATTGCTTCCGTCAATCCGTACTGCTTCAACCAGGCTGAGACCATCGCCTGGTCGGAAAACGTCAAATCCTATCAGAACAAAGAAGCCGGTGTATTTGTCAAGGCTAAAAAAAGTGGCGCTTACACCCGTGTGAAAAATGTAGATTTCGGCAAAAAAGGAGCAGCGGGTTTTACCGCAAGGGTAGGAACTACGCATAACAGCGATGTAACGATGGATGTCTGCCTAGACAGCCTTACCGGGCCGGTGATTGCTACGGTAAAAGTACCGCTCACCGGAGGCGACGACCGTTGGGAAACCGTGAAAACCCAATTGAAAGAAAAAATCACCGGGGTTCACGACCTGTATTTTATATTCAATGGGAAAGCAGCAAAGGATGTGATGTTTTTCGATTACTGGACTTTTCTTGAAAATAACTGA
- a CDS encoding glycoside hydrolase family 97 protein, with the protein MNKLFLKLSFTLGILIVNTMPAQVAEVSSPDGKLKLSVYSENGKALYNVTFQGKAMLEKSPLGLVTNESDFSQNLKFADSKTDRVSKTYTNEKIKKSQVAYNANTLAVHFTNADQYQLGIDFQVSNNNIAFRYDLQPMKDRLSAVVQSEITGYRFPSQTTTFLSPMMKPMTGFARTAPSYESGYKADAELGTKADYGYVFPGLFHIGNDGWILLSETGVNSLYCASHLDTTAEKNLYQVAYPNMAENNGFGSTGAAISLPGTTPWRTITVGESLKPIVETTVSFDVVEPMYAPSQKYGFGKSTWSWILWQDNSMNYDDQKKFIDLAAAMNYQFILMDALWDKNIGKERMRELVQYARSKNVGVMLWYNSNGAANDAPMGPRNKMSSAIERKKEMKWLKEIGIKGLKVDFFGGDKQETMRLYEDILSDANDFGITIIFHGATLPRGWEVMYPNYAGSEAVLASEMLYFSEDVRKQEAFFASLHPFIRNTVGSMEFGGTFLNNYLTKSNKEKNKRYTTDGFQLATAVLFQNPVQMFAVMPNNLEDAPKFELDFMKEIPTLWDETVFIDGYPGKYSVIARRHQDQWYVVGVNAENNAQKLTLKLPMLAGKTVKLINDDSKGMTSEKSVTINKNGELINRNPVQRRICYSLILIYNLK; encoded by the coding sequence ATGAATAAACTTTTTTTAAAACTATCATTTACCCTGGGTATTCTCATAGTGAATACAATGCCGGCGCAGGTTGCCGAAGTCTCGAGCCCTGATGGAAAACTGAAACTGAGCGTGTATTCGGAGAACGGGAAAGCGCTGTACAACGTAACCTTCCAGGGAAAAGCCATGCTGGAAAAATCCCCGTTGGGCCTTGTAACCAACGAATCCGACTTTTCCCAAAACCTGAAATTTGCCGACAGCAAAACAGACCGGGTCTCAAAAACCTACACCAACGAAAAAATCAAAAAATCTCAGGTGGCTTACAACGCCAATACCCTGGCCGTTCATTTTACCAATGCCGACCAATACCAGCTTGGTATAGATTTTCAGGTAAGCAACAACAACATCGCTTTCAGGTATGATCTTCAGCCAATGAAAGACCGTTTAAGCGCTGTGGTACAGTCGGAAATAACGGGATATCGTTTTCCTTCCCAAACCACGACGTTCCTTTCTCCGATGATGAAGCCGATGACCGGTTTCGCGAGAACCGCCCCAAGCTATGAAAGCGGCTATAAAGCAGATGCGGAACTGGGAACAAAAGCGGATTACGGTTACGTTTTCCCGGGACTGTTCCATATCGGGAACGACGGCTGGATTTTACTGTCTGAAACCGGTGTGAACAGCCTGTACTGCGCGTCCCATCTCGATACAACCGCCGAAAAAAATCTCTACCAGGTGGCGTACCCGAATATGGCGGAAAACAACGGTTTCGGAAGCACCGGAGCGGCCATTTCACTGCCGGGAACAACACCGTGGAGAACCATTACCGTTGGGGAATCGTTGAAACCGATTGTAGAAACCACCGTTTCTTTCGATGTTGTGGAGCCGATGTATGCGCCTTCGCAAAAATACGGTTTCGGGAAATCAACCTGGAGCTGGATCCTGTGGCAGGACAACAGCATGAATTACGACGACCAAAAGAAATTCATCGACCTGGCCGCGGCCATGAACTACCAGTTCATCCTGATGGATGCGCTTTGGGATAAAAATATCGGAAAAGAACGGATGAGGGAACTCGTTCAGTATGCCCGATCTAAAAATGTAGGCGTTATGCTTTGGTATAATTCCAACGGAGCGGCGAATGATGCACCAATGGGTCCGAGGAATAAAATGAGCTCTGCCATCGAACGTAAAAAAGAAATGAAATGGCTGAAAGAAATCGGTATCAAAGGACTGAAAGTGGATTTCTTTGGTGGTGATAAACAGGAAACGATGCGCTTGTATGAAGATATCCTTTCCGATGCCAACGATTTCGGTATTACCATCATTTTCCACGGGGCCACTTTACCGAGAGGTTGGGAAGTCATGTACCCGAATTATGCCGGGAGTGAAGCCGTCCTGGCTTCCGAAATGCTGTATTTTTCAGAAGATGTCCGTAAACAGGAAGCCTTTTTTGCGTCACTTCACCCATTCATCCGGAACACAGTCGGAAGTATGGAATTCGGCGGAACTTTCCTGAACAACTATTTAACCAAATCCAATAAAGAAAAAAACAAACGCTACACGACAGACGGCTTCCAATTGGCTACGGCGGTATTATTTCAGAACCCGGTTCAGATGTTTGCGGTAATGCCGAACAACCTGGAGGACGCTCCGAAATTCGAGCTTGATTTTATGAAGGAAATCCCGACCTTGTGGGACGAAACGGTTTTCATCGACGGCTACCCCGGAAAATATTCCGTTATTGCCAGAAGGCATCAGGACCAATGGTATGTTGTCGGCGTAAATGCTGAAAACAACGCTCAGAAATTAACGCTGAAACTTCCGATGTTGGCCGGAAAGACGGTGAAACTCATCAATGATGACTCAAAAGGAATGACTTCAGAGAAATCCGTGACCATCAATAAAAACGGGGAATTAATAAATAGAAATCCAGTCCAAAGGCGGATTTGTTATTCATTAATCCTGATTTACAACTTAAAATAA